One segment of Rosa chinensis cultivar Old Blush chromosome 6, RchiOBHm-V2, whole genome shotgun sequence DNA contains the following:
- the LOC112171852 gene encoding uncharacterized protein LOC112171852, translated as MISPTYRNDVQSLTEHEAAFLSLKAYLAAYLVYYPGKGYTGAKSKYPDIEKIALALLVLTWKLRHYFQAHSITVFTNHPLRQVLQKPETSGRLIKWAIELGEFDIKYQPWTAIKGQAEADFISELISSYDPPPGSPEQPTPDPPPPSTWQLYVDGASNKKTSGVGILLINPDDQVYEYTLKFAFKASNNVAEYEALVAGLQIGQELGVEHLHIFSDSQLVVNQVSGNFEAKESHMSFYQALARALVQRFASYVITQIPKAKNDKADALAKIAATSPSPAYGATKVEILEKPSTSKTVSEIFTVDHTTSWMDPILKYMVDGLASDDKVEARRLQLRSARYTIMNGKLYRRGHCFPNLKCVTLEDDHKIMKDIHVGVCSNHAGAQSLAHKTLRAGYFWPTMSALAQTISSSCHKCQMYANIPRAPPIALSILLAPWPFCQWGLDLINKLPTAVGQFKYAIVAVDYQTKWVEVEPLVAITTKKVKNFMWKNIYCRFGVPDTIVTDNGTQFDNDELRAYTENLGMLRYR; from the exons ATGATATCCCCCACTTACCGGAACGATGTCCAGTCCCTTACAGAGCACGAGGCTGCTTTTCTCAGCCTGAAGGCATACTTGGCAGCG TACCTGGTGTACTACCCTGGGAAAGGTTACACTGGTGCCAAATCCAAGTACCCAGACATTGAAAAGATAGCATTGGCCCTCCTAGTATTGACCTGGAAGCTAAGACACTACTTTCAGGCACATTCAATCACTgttttcactaatcacccattGAGGCAAGTTTTACAGAAGCCAGAGACATCGGGCAGAttaattaaatgggccatcgaATTGGGAGAGTTTGACATCAAGTACCAACCCTGGACAGCTATTAAGGGCCAAGCAGAGGCAGATTTTATTTCTGAGTTGATTTCCTCTTATGATCCGCCCCCGGGATCACCTGAACAGCCAACCCCGGACCCACCCCCACCAAGCACTTGGCAACTGTATGTTGATGGCGCATCTAACAAAAAGACAAGTGGCGTCGGTATCTTGCTAATCAACCCGGACGATCAAGTCTACGAGTACACCCTCAAGTTCGCCTTCAAGGCATCCAACAATGTTGCAGAATACGAGGCACTCGTAGCAGGTCTACAAATCGGCCAGGAACTAGGCGTCGAGCACCTTCATATCTTCAGCGATTCCCAGTTGGTTGTGAACCAGGTCAGCGGTAACTTCGAAGCAAAAGAGTCACACATGTCTTTTTACCAGGCCCTAGCCAGGGCGCTGGTTCAGAGATTTGCCTCCTATGTTATCACTCAAATACCCAAGGCAAAAAATGACAAGGCAGATGCCCTTGCAAAGATTGCGGCTACTTCCCCAAGCCCAGCTTACGGGGCTACCAAGGTCGAAATACTAGAAAAGCCGAGCACCTCTAAAACCGTATCAGAAATATTCACGGTGGACCACACTACCTCCTGGATGGACCcaattttgaagtacatggtTGACGGCCTAGCCTCGGATGATAAGGTAGAGGCCCGGCGACTCCAATTAAGGTCAGCTCGATATACGATCATGAATGGAAAGTTATACAGGAGAGGTCACTGCTTCCCCAACCTAAAGTGTGTGACACTAGAGGACgatcacaaaataatgaaggacatACACGTTGGTGTATGCAGTAACCATGCAGGGGCCCAGTCTCTTGCACACAAGACCCTGAGGGCAGGATACttctggccaaccatgtcggcccTAGCCCAAACAATATCGagttcttgccacaaatgccaaatgtatgcaaaCATCCCAAGGGCACCGCCCATTGCTCTCTCCATACTCCTTGCACCTTGGCCATTTTGCCAATGGGGCCTGGACCTAATCAATAAGCTTCCCACAGCAGTGGGACAATTCAAATATGCCATTGTAGCCGTTGACTACCAAACAAAATGGGTAGAAGTAGAACCTCTTGTCGCTATCACCACGAAGAAAGTGAAAAACTTCATGTGGAAAAACATCTACTGCAGGTTCGGGGTCCCTGACACCATAGTCACTGACAATGGCACCCAGTTTGACAACGATGAACTAAGGGCTTACACCGAGAACCTGG gaATGCTTAGATATCGTTGA